The Acidobacteriota bacterium DNA segment TGAAGGCAATACCCTTGGTCTCAAAGCAAGCCAGATCAAGCGTCTCGAAAAACTCTATCAACGACGATTGTCACCGCGAGCCCTGGTCACCCAGGAATTTGCGCGCCAGTTAACTGAAATTTCATCTGAAATCCGCCGACAAATCGGGGCTTTGATCAATCGGCAAGGTCAGGTTGAATATGTCATTGTTGGCGATGCCAAAGGGATTGTCATTCCGGATTTAAAACGTCACCGCATTGGTCAAGGGCGATTTCGCGGCCTTCGATGTATCCATACCCAGCTTTCTGGTGAAGGACTCACCCAGGATGATTTGACCGATCTTGCCTTGTTACGGCTGGATATGATGGCTGTCTTGAGCATCACCCCGGATGGGTTACCGGGGTGGATTGAGGCCGCCCATTTACTCCCAGCCTCTCCGAATCTGGCCTCTCCACAACTCCCCCCGCCAACTGATCCACTTGACGATTTGCTGACTGAGACCACCGCTTCATCGGCTGAGGGTGCCGTCGGGGAACTCAATTCAGCTCCCTGGGCGATCCTTCCCAAAACGCCACCCAGCCAGTTGTCAGTTGATTTTCTTGAACTGATTGACTCGCTTGAAGCTGAATTTGCCCGCACAGCAGGGAAACGGGGGGCGAAAGACCGACGTGACCGGGCCATTTTGGTGACGGTCACCACCCAAAGTCTGACACAGGCCCAGGAATCAATTGAAGAACTCCATGAACTGGCCCTGTCAAGTGGGTTGGTGGTGGTGGATATGATTCTCCAAAAACGCCAGCAGCTTGATCCCCGAACCGTGTTGGGAAAAGGCAAGCTCCAGGAGTTGATCATTCGCAGTCTTCGCCAGTCCGCCGATATGATCATTTTCGACCAGGATTTGTCACCGTCCCAGGTGCGATCAATCGAGGGCGCGACCGACTTAAAAGTGATTGACCGAACGCAGCTCATCCTCGACATTTTTGCGCAACGGGCACAAAGCCGGGAAGGGAAGATCCAGGTTGAACTGGCCCAACTCAAGTACCTGCTGCCCCGGCTCACTGGAAAAGGGGCGGATATGTCACGGCTGGAAGGTGGCATTGGGGGACGCGGACCTGGGGAAACCAAACTGGAAGTGGATCGCCGGCGGGCACGCGACCGGATTACTGCCCTGGAGCGTCAGTTGGAAGATGTGCGCCGAATTCGAGAGGCCCGCCGAGCCAAACGGTCACGCCGTGGATTGCCCGTCGTTTCCATCGTTGGATATACAAACGCAGGGAAATCAACGCTTTTAAATACATTGACTTCGAGTGAAGTGCTGGCTGAAAGTCGGATGTTTGCCACCCTTGATCCCACCAGCCGACGGTTACGACTCCCGAGGGAGCGTGAAATTATTATCAACGACACCGTGGGGTTTATTCGGGACTTGCCGGAAACCTTGATCGCTGCCTTCAAAGCGACCCTTGAGGAACTTGAAGACTCAGACTTGCTGGTCCATCTGGTTGATTGCCATTTGCCTGATTTTGCCCATCGGATTGAGGCGGTCGAGCGGATTCTGGCGGAACTCAAGTTACATAAAATTCCCCGAATCCTCGTCTTTAACAAATGTGATCTGGTTGATGCCGAACAGGTTGAAAACCTCTGTGTTTCCAACCAGGCACTGGCAATTTCCGCTGTTTCCCCTGAAACCCTGTCTCCTTTGCTGGATGAGATTGATCATCGGCTGGCAGAATCCGGCAAATCCGCCTTGGTTCCAGTCTTTAGTTCGGAGTATGTTGTGGAGGAGTAGTTATGACACAGTCTGGTTCTGATTCTCCTCGACCAATCAGCGAGCGATTTCAATTTTTCCAACGGCGGCTCAAGCGTCGGTGGATATCGCTCAGCGAGTATCTGGGGACCCGCCCTGCCAAAATTCTTGGCTTCCTGCTGACCATCACCCTGATTACGACCCTCACTTCCGGGTATTCATTTTTCTCTATTGAAAGCAAAATCAGCGGCGGGATTGTGCGCAGTGATTTAATTGCACCGGAAGATTTTATTCTGGTTGATCAACTGGCGACGGCTGAACGTCAAGCCGAAGCCCTCGCCCAGGTACCACCGGTGTTTGAGTACGACCCGTTGTTGAAAAATCAGATTCGAAGCCAGATTATCAGCGCCTTTGATAAGGATCGAATGACATTCTTCGACCGGTTAAAGGTTGAACTGGGTGAAGCGGACTTTACACCGGCTCTGGCTTCCTCCGCGAAGTTCACCTCCTTTGCTCAAAAACTGGCGACTGAAACTCCGACTCCGTTTACTTTAAGTTCTGACCCGCAGGTCCTTGAGTATCTGGTGAGGCAGGGGTTGAGTGATGAGATTGAAAAGGAACTGAACCAGCTTCTTTCAATGGCTATGAAAGATTTTATTTATCCTGATACTGATGTCGCGAAGGCCCAGCCGCGTCGGTTGATGTACCAGGATAAAA contains these protein-coding regions:
- the hflX gene encoding GTPase HflX, translating into MSTLEGNTLGLKASQIKRLEKLYQRRLSPRALVTQEFARQLTEISSEIRRQIGALINRQGQVEYVIVGDAKGIVIPDLKRHRIGQGRFRGLRCIHTQLSGEGLTQDDLTDLALLRLDMMAVLSITPDGLPGWIEAAHLLPASPNLASPQLPPPTDPLDDLLTETTASSAEGAVGELNSAPWAILPKTPPSQLSVDFLELIDSLEAEFARTAGKRGAKDRRDRAILVTVTTQSLTQAQESIEELHELALSSGLVVVDMILQKRQQLDPRTVLGKGKLQELIIRSLRQSADMIIFDQDLSPSQVRSIEGATDLKVIDRTQLILDIFAQRAQSREGKIQVELAQLKYLLPRLTGKGADMSRLEGGIGGRGPGETKLEVDRRRARDRITALERQLEDVRRIREARRAKRSRRGLPVVSIVGYTNAGKSTLLNTLTSSEVLAESRMFATLDPTSRRLRLPREREIIINDTVGFIRDLPETLIAAFKATLEELEDSDLLVHLVDCHLPDFAHRIEAVERILAELKLHKIPRILVFNKCDLVDAEQVENLCVSNQALAISAVSPETLSPLLDEIDHRLAESGKSALVPVFSSEYVVEE